The following nucleotide sequence is from Dyella sp. BiH032.
CGTCGTCGAGGCGGATCGCCTATCCGCGCCAGGCGCGCACAACGCGCTCAACGCCTGCGCCGCGCTCGCCGCGCTGGAAGCGATGGGCTACGGCGCGCTCGCCGCTGCGCCCGCGCTGGCCACGTTCGTCCCGCTGCCGCACCGCCTGCAACCGCTGGGCGAGCGCGACGGCGTGCTGTGGATCAACGACTCCATCAGCACCACTCCGCAGGCCACTCTGGCGGCATTGGAAAGTCTGCATGGCCGCAAGACGACCGTCCTGGCCGGAGGCCATGACCGCGGCCTGGACTGGTCCGACTTCGTCGCCGCCGTTGCGGCACGCCCGCCTCACGCCATTGTCTGCAGCGGCGCCAACGGCCCGCGCATCGCCGCGGCGCTGCGCCAGGCCAAGGTCGCCACGACGCTGGTGGAGGTTGCCAAGCTGGACGCCGCCGTGGCCGAAGCGCGCGGGCTCACGCCGCCCGGCGGCTGCATCCTGCTGTCGCCCGGCGCCCCGAGCTTCGACCAGTTCCACGACTACGCCGAACGCGGCCGCCATTTCGCCGACCTCGCCGGTTTCGATGGCCATGCCATCACCGGCATTACCGGTTTGGGCATCGCCTGAGCGCGACGGATGTCGTAGGTTGTCGTGAGCCCTGGGCGAACCCCAACCTACGGAAACCCGCATGAGCCGCGTCGCCTCCGCCTCCGTCGTCTCTACCGACACCGACTACCTGCACCATATCCAGGCCGGCCATTTCGCGCTGGATACCGACGAGCCCAAGGCGCTCGGCGGGCAGGGCGCCGCGCCGGCGCCGTTCGATCTCTATCTTTCCTCGCTGGCCGCCTGCACGGCGATCACGCTGCGCATGTACGCGCAGCGCAAGGGCTGGAACCTGGGTGAGTTCCGCGCGGAGCTCAGCCTGACCCGCGACGACGAAGGCAAGCTGCACATCCATCGCGTACTGCATTCGGACCAGCCGCTGAGCGATGAGCAGTGGGAGCGCCTGCTGGAGATCGTCGCCAAGACGCCGGTGACCAAGGCGATGCGCGAAGGCGCCGAGATCACCAGCGAACGCGGCGGATGACTCAGGGCGCCGCGGTGGCGCCCAGCTGCCGCGCCAGCGCGTAGAGCACGCGCAGGTCGTCCAGGTCGAGCGTGTCGCCATCCATGCCGCGGAAGTGGTGATGGAACGACCGCACCGCGGCGGGCCGATTGTCGAGCGAGTAGCCGACCAGCCCCAGCGCCATCCATGGGTCGAAGCCGGCCGGCGGGTTCACCAATGGCCCTCGCGGCCACAGGCCGTAGCCCGCATCCGCCAACTGCTTCCATGGGAACAGCGGGCCCGGGTCGTCCTTCCGTCCGGGGGCGAGGTCCTCGTGCCCGATCACCTGGGTCGGCGGAATGCGCAGACGCGCGGTGAGGTCGGCCAGCAGGCGCAGCAGGCTGTCGATCTGCGCCTGGGCGAAGGGCGAGTGGCCGTCGTTGTCCAGCTCGATGCCGATCGAGGCGGAGTTGACGTCGGTGATCGTGCCCCAGCGCCCGGGGCCCGCGTGCCAGGCGCGCTGTTCGTCGGCCACGAGCTGGTAGATGCCGCCGTCGGCGCCGATCAGGTAATGCGCGCTGACGGGCCCGCCGCTGTTGGCGGTGCGCAGCGTATGCAGGCTCTCCTGCACCGAGTTCTGGTCGGTGAAATGCACCACGATCAGCACCGGTCGGCGAATGTCGTGATTGGGCGAGGGCACCCAGCTCGCCATGGGGTTGCGCGCGGGCAGGGGCGCGCAGGCGGCCAGCCAGGCCAAAGGCAGCAGGAGCAGGCCATGGCGGGCGGAGCGGAACAGGGAAACGCAACCGGATCGGGACAAGGCAGTCACTCGCGGCGGAAACCCGCCGAAAGCTGCCGCAGCCGGCGTGGACCGTCAAGCGAGCCCTAGGCGCCGGGGCCCGCGCTTGGCTAGGATCGCTGCATCCCCGTAGCCGTTCCCCAAGCGCCATGGACATCCGCCTCGACCGCGAACTCTCGGATCCGCGCATCATCGACCTATTGCACGAGCATCTGCGCGACATGGCGCGCCACTCGCCGCCGGAAAGCATTCACGCGCTGGACCTGGATGGCCTGCGCCGGCCCGAAGTGAGTTTCTGGACTGTGTGGCATGGCGAGGCGCTGCTCGGATGCGGCGCCCTGAAAGAACTCGCTCCCGCTCACGGCGAAATCAAATCCATGCGTACCGCCGAAGCGCACCGGCGCAAGGGCGTGGCGGCTTCGATGCTGCGCTACCTGCTGGATGAGGCTGCTCGCCGTTCTTATCGAACGCTTAGTCTGGAGACAGGGTCGATGGCGGCGTTCGAGCCGGCCAGACGGCTATACGCCAGCTACGGCTTCACGTACTGCGCGCCCTTCGCCGACTACGTCGACGATCCCAACAGCGTGTTCATGACGCGCGATTTGTGAAGACCTGACCGCGGCTAAGAAAGCGCGGGCTTCCTGCCGCGCGCTAAGTAATAATGCGGTCGTCTGCACAGGGGCGCCGGCGCGGCGCGGGGGCGGCGATGCATCTTGATCTGTTTACGCTCGGCGTCATGGGGCTGGCCGTCGGGGCGACGATTTCCCTCAGTTTCACCTTGCTCGGCCTGGTGCTGCGCGGCATGCCCGCGTTGCGCATCTGGGCCGCGGCATTCTGGATCATCACGCTGGCCGGCCTCGCGCAGGGCCTGGACGAACGCGACACCTTTCTCTCCGCCATCGTCGGCAACGCACTGATCGCCATCGCCAACGCCGCGATGCTCATGGGCATCGCCGTGCATGTGCGCTATCCGTTGCGCTGGCGTTGGCCGCTGCTGTTGTCCGCGGCCTTCCTCGGCCTGCAGGTGCTGTTCCTGCTGGTGCCGCCCAGCCAGAGTCTGGAAGCGATCGTGTTCGGCGCCAAGAGCGTGGTGTGGGATGCGTGGATGATCTGGGTGCTGCTGCGACGCTCGCCGCGCGATCTGCGCGTGAGCTGCATGTTCACCGCCTTGGTATTCGCCGCGGACGCGGCGTTCTACCTGTTGCGTTCGGTGGTGATGGTGGCGCCCGGCACGGCGTCTCAAGTCTTGCTCGCCACGCAGCTGGTCACTGCCAACTATCTCTTTGCGATCATCTGTACCTTCCTCGTCAGCACCGGTTTTACGCTACTGCTGGCCGAACGCCTGACGCTCGACTTGCGCACCATGGCGCGCACCGATGGCTTGACCGGGCTGCGCAACCGCAACGCAGTGATCGAAGACGGCCGCCGCGCGGTGGAAGCC
It contains:
- a CDS encoding OsmC family protein, whose protein sequence is MSRVASASVVSTDTDYLHHIQAGHFALDTDEPKALGGQGAAPAPFDLYLSSLAACTAITLRMYAQRKGWNLGEFRAELSLTRDDEGKLHIHRVLHSDQPLSDEQWERLLEIVAKTPVTKAMREGAEITSERGG
- a CDS encoding GNAT family N-acetyltransferase, which translates into the protein MDIRLDRELSDPRIIDLLHEHLRDMARHSPPESIHALDLDGLRRPEVSFWTVWHGEALLGCGALKELAPAHGEIKSMRTAEAHRRKGVAASMLRYLLDEAARRSYRTLSLETGSMAAFEPARRLYASYGFTYCAPFADYVDDPNSVFMTRDL
- a CDS encoding N-acetylmuramoyl-L-alanine amidase codes for the protein MFRSARHGLLLLPLAWLAACAPLPARNPMASWVPSPNHDIRRPVLIVVHFTDQNSVQESLHTLRTANSGGPVSAHYLIGADGGIYQLVADEQRAWHAGPGRWGTITDVNSASIGIELDNDGHSPFAQAQIDSLLRLLADLTARLRIPPTQVIGHEDLAPGRKDDPGPLFPWKQLADAGYGLWPRGPLVNPPAGFDPWMALGLVGYSLDNRPAAVRSFHHHFRGMDGDTLDLDDLRVLYALARQLGATAAP
- a CDS encoding GGDEF domain-containing protein, whose amino-acid sequence is MHLDLFTLGVMGLAVGATISLSFTLLGLVLRGMPALRIWAAAFWIITLAGLAQGLDERDTFLSAIVGNALIAIANAAMLMGIAVHVRYPLRWRWPLLLSAAFLGLQVLFLLVPPSQSLEAIVFGAKSVVWDAWMIWVLLRRSPRDLRVSCMFTALVFAADAAFYLLRSVVMVAPGTASQVLLATQLVTANYLFAIICTFLVSTGFTLLLAERLTLDLRTMARTDGLTGLRNRNAVIEDGRRAVEACRARGQTSSVLLLDLDRFKAINDNWGHHAGDEVLRHFVQIVRVVQLPEGALLGRYGGEEFLLVLPGIDAAQAIVAAEGVRSRLAAAPAQHSGEQIGVTTSVGVAGAADMDFDALITAADAALYRAKHHGRNRVEWAGHRAPATIAV